AGCCTTTTAAGAGCTTCGTTTGGAAAAGTCCTTGTACATTCGCCGGAACTGCAGTCAGATCGCTACCAATATCGTACTTGGCTTTTGTCGGATTGAAATCCTGCCAATCGATGTTCAGACCCAATTCTTTTTCAAACGTTCTCAAAACGGAGCTGTCGCGAGCATAAATGGCGTGGGCACCGAAGTTGAAGTTAAATCCTTTGATCTTCAGTGTAACGGCACGTCCACCCAATTGACCGCGTTCCAAAACTGCAACTTTTTTGCCTTTCGACGACAGGTAGGCGGCACTGGAAAGACCAGCAAGTCCCCCACCTACAATAACAACGTCATAGTGATTGGTTGTCATACACAATCTCCCCTACGCACTAGCGATGTTGAATACATAAGCTAAACCCTATCCTAGTCTAAGGGATGGATAAGGTGGAAGTCAACTATTATTGAACTGTGTCTATTTTTATACTGACTTATACCAATATTTACCTAATAAACCAACTTGTTTATCGCTCTTCTTGAAGCAGTATGCCCTGCTATTCGCCGTATATCCAACCAACGAAAATACGACAAAAAAGCCCTCTCAAGCAGTAATCTGCTCGATTGAGGGCTCTTACGCAACTGGAAGCAGCGAACTAATCGTTTCGGCGAGTCATTTGCTGCCAAACGGTACCACTAGCCGCCTCGCCGCTTTCAATGCGCTGCACGGCCATTTGGACTTGCAAGCTGACCTCGAACTCAGGATCGTTCTGTGCGGCACGCAAAGCATCCAAGGCAGTGTCATCCCCCACCTCAAACAAGTAGCGAGCAGCGCGCCAGCGTACCAGCTTGTTTTTATCCTTCAGCGCTTCACACATCGGCAGAATTGCGCGCGTGTCACCTAAGTCAGACAAGGTATCCCCCGCTGTGCGTCGTACAGAGACGGAATCATCGCGGAGCGCTTCAAACAGCAGCGAGAAAACATCATCGCCACCGATCATGCCCAGATACACAACGGCCAGCCTGCGAATCGACGGTTTGCCATCACGAAGCGCTTTTTCCAAAACAGGCAAATCCTCTTCAGTAGGCTCCATTCGATCCAGCGCTTCATATCTTTTTTGCCAATCCGGATCATCGAGCATCTCTAGCGTAACGACTTTCTTTTCACGCACGACTGGCTCTGGGGTTTCCCCGGGACCAAGCGCCATGGCCTGTTCCACGATTTCTTCCACGCGGCTCTCCGGATAGGAGGCATCGACTTCCAATGCGACCTCCTCGCCAATCTCACGCAAATCGCCGTAACGCACACCATGCTCGACCCATTTTCGCTCCATGATGAGGTTGGGCGAAGCAGATCCTGCACGTACGGCTGCCTGTCCAAAACGCTCTGGCAGCGCTGCACGGATCTGTTCCGTTCCCATGGTCACCTTGACCTGCATCGGTACACCGCGGAACATTTGAACGTACACTTGCGCCTCTCCAAATGCCCCCGCATCCTCCGCAGACATGTCAGGAACAGCCGCTCCTCCACCTGCTTGCAATACCTCGCGCGCGGCAGTCAAAATACGCTGCCAATCTGCATTGGACTTTCGCTCCAGCGCGAGAAAATCTGCCGTATGAAAAATGGAGGTGACCCCTTCGATCTCCAAGAGCTTATTCATGCGTTCTGGTGCTTTACTCGCATCTTTCTTTGTATAGACATGTTGGACCCCATCCGGCAAACGCTCGTCTACATTCAGCTTCATGACGTTTGGACTCGGCGTCGGTTCGATGGACAACAATTTCATATTAAGTCACTCCTTCCCTTCTATCGTAGCATGGAACCCGATTCGTTTTCCAACCCGCGAGCTGTACAAATGCAGTTTGACAATTACAACTCCAGCTTATAGTAATCGTTCGCTGATTTCACAGAAAAACCGCATGATTCATACAAGCCCAATGCCTTGC
The window above is part of the Brevibacillus antibioticus genome. Proteins encoded here:
- a CDS encoding virulence factor → MKLLSIEPTPSPNVMKLNVDERLPDGVQHVYTKKDASKAPERMNKLLEIEGVTSIFHTADFLALERKSNADWQRILTAAREVLQAGGGAAVPDMSAEDAGAFGEAQVYVQMFRGVPMQVKVTMGTEQIRAALPERFGQAAVRAGSASPNLIMERKWVEHGVRYGDLREIGEEVALEVDASYPESRVEEIVEQAMALGPGETPEPVVREKKVVTLEMLDDPDWQKRYEALDRMEPTEEDLPVLEKALRDGKPSIRRLAVVYLGMIGGDDVFSLLFEALRDDSVSVRRTAGDTLSDLGDTRAILPMCEALKDKNKLVRWRAARYLFEVGDDTALDALRAAQNDPEFEVSLQVQMAVQRIESGEAASGTVWQQMTRRND